The Shewanella mesophila genome contains the following window.
GAGCAACTGCAGCATGAGTTACTTGCTGTCGTACCACAACTTGGGCCGATTTTGGCGGGACAAACGACAATAAAAGTAAAGCAGAGTTCTCCCAAAGGAGAGCATGAGCGTCTAGCCAACCCCACCATCGCCTTTAAGCGTGACAACCTCTGCATTAAGATACATTCTCACGGCATCAAGGCGGTCATAGCCTCAGAAGCGAAATAATCAGAAACTAAATAGTCAAAGGCGCGAGAACTTCGACATCTTAAATAGGGTTAGCGCTAAAAATCGCAGATGAGGCAGTCATGGTTAATCCTCTCGCTTCTCAATATAGAGAATGACTTCACCGACCTTGAACCCAAATTTAGTCATCTCTGTTTTATTAAACAGGCGTTTTTCATCGAGAAGAAACATCCAATCATCTAAGGTGACTCGATAGGTCTCGCCGTCGACAACAATATCCAAATCATACTGCCAAAATAACGCCGCGCCCTCGGTGTTCCCTGTTGCGATCCCAATGACATCGTCAGCTTGTCCCTGATATTGGTTATCAGCGACTTTGCTGAGCCGCCAAATTCGCGTCGACTTTTCACCGTCATCAAACAAAAACCACTCTTTAATCTCACCTTGGTCGCCATCCCAGCTCGCAACAAGATCAACATCGAAGCGGCGCAATAACTTGCCAGACCTGTCTAGGACTATGCCATAGGCCTTTAACTTGCCATCAAAAAACTGCTCTAATTTAAGTTCTGGCCTGGTGTTGCTGTAATCATCTAAGCTGGCAGCCCCGCATCCACTGAGTAGCAAAAAAAGTACAATAAAGCTGAGTTTTCTCATTACTTTAGTCCTAATAATTGTTTTCTAAGCCTTGGTTCAGAGGTGTGTTCCGAAAGCCATATAGACAAGAAGGCCTCACCAAAACGTCGATCTTCAATAACGCCTATCAGCGCATTATCAAAATAGAAATGGCTCTCGCAGTCTTGGGTCACTAACAGCGTTAATACGTCCCCAGGAGCGACATCGGGCCATATTTTTGCAAGCGGTGTTAACCACAGCTCAATCTCAGCGGCATCATAACCAAGCTGCAGCCACTGCTCGCCGGTAGCATCGATAAGCGCCTGTCTGTCGATCTCTTTGTAATACTCAATTCTAAGGGCTTTAGGCTTCATCTCGGTTACATCAAAAGGAATATCACTGGCAAACAGCTCGGCGCGATATAAGGTCCAAAACAGGTAGTTCATCTCACCAGCACCGACCTTTTGCAATTGATTCAAAGGTGAAGCATAAGCATTGACGCTGAACAGCAACACCATTAGCCATCGGTACATATCACACCTCATCTTACTGGGTTAGAAAGCTGCAACTGTCGATAACAAATAACAAATATAGGCATCAACAATGACCAAACCAGCATCAGCGATAGCACTAACCAAGTATCAGACCAAACAGCCTTAAAGCTACCAAATTGAATACCAGCCCAATAACTACTGGCGCCCCCCATGGCACCAAACAGTGATATGACAGCTAGGCTGCGCTCAGTGAGCCACTTTAAACTATGGTTTAAACTGATAATGAAAATGCACC
Protein-coding sequences here:
- a CDS encoding DUF3833 domain-containing protein, translating into MRKLSFIVLFLLLSGCGAASLDDYSNTRPELKLEQFFDGKLKAYGIVLDRSGKLLRRFDVDLVASWDGDQGEIKEWFLFDDGEKSTRIWRLSKVADNQYQGQADDVIGIATGNTEGAALFWQYDLDIVVDGETYRVTLDDWMFLLDEKRLFNKTEMTKFGFKVGEVILYIEKRED
- a CDS encoding chalcone isomerase family protein, which codes for MYRWLMVLLFSVNAYASPLNQLQKVGAGEMNYLFWTLYRAELFASDIPFDVTEMKPKALRIEYYKEIDRQALIDATGEQWLQLGYDAAEIELWLTPLAKIWPDVAPGDVLTLLVTQDCESHFYFDNALIGVIEDRRFGEAFLSIWLSEHTSEPRLRKQLLGLK